A region of the Paenibacillus sp. J23TS9 genome:
GTAAACCAGAGCCCGTCCGGAAATTTTCCTTCCAATATATATTGTTGGCCTGCTTGAGGCGATTCCCCGTACACCCTCATTCCCAGCATTTCCTTCAATTGAATGACGGGATAATCGTCCGGAACATCGATATCAAACCAGTCTCTTTGCTGGCGGCTTTTGATGACGGTCAGAATCAATATTTTACACCTCACATTCTCTGTAAATCTATGATTCATAAGATACAATAACTTCTATGATAATGTATCACTCGTGCGCAAACATGTCAATTTGTGACAAATTAACTAGAATAAATCATTATACTCAAAAATAAAATAGGTTCAGAGAATCATTTCCATTTATTTTTCATTCCTGTTTATGATAAAATATCCTTTTTCAAGTAAGATCGAAATGACAATTTCACTTCATTTATATCCATGAAAATCTCTATGAATCTGTGAAAATTGTGTGCAATTTAAGTTTTTATAAGCTTTCTTTAAGGTATTTTTAATAATCGGGGTTTAGAATACAGATATGGAATAACACGAATGAGGTGATTTTTCTATGAGAATGTTAATTAGTTTCCAAAACAAGCTGGTCCCAGTATACTTCAGCAGTGAAAACAAACAATCCGTCCAAAAAATATTAAAGCTGCTAAGCGGCACCTTAGAAAATAAGTTCCAATACGGTAAAAGAGCATTACAAAAATGCCTGAATTCATTGATCAGCATCGAAATCGAAGGCTCTGAAGCCATTTTGCACAGCAAAAGTGAAAATGACACATTGGCACTGTCCCTCTATTAAGAGGGATTTTTTTTGTCTGCAACAAAAAAGGAGCCTTTATGTAAGACTCCCCATGATGGATACATGCGTATCATTATTATTTGAAGGAATACCATTCCACTGCGTTTTGTGCTTTCTGAATACGGATCTTGAATAACTGAAGCAAACTGGAGCGAGTATGTTCTTCCGGGCAGGAGTCCAGTTTTCTTAAAATAAACCGATCAATGGACATATCAAGCCTCTCCCTTAAGATTCATTCAGGAACTATTTTCCTGTTTTACATATTTACCCGCATAAATCCTTTTTAATCACGCTTTTTACCTATGCAGCACCTGCTCTGCTTCTAGTGTTAAAAGCATCATTAAAATATAAATAACAAGGGATGCCAGGATCAGGAGGATTCCCAGAATTACGGCAAGCAGCGGTGCGAGCGGCGCAATCAGCAAAATGAGAAAAGTTGCAGTGATGACGATGATATACCATCTCCAGCGCTGGATCGCCTTGTTCTGAAATTCATGCAAGCCTCTGCGGCCGGCAAGCTCGCTGATGCCATAGCAAAGATGAAATACAATGTACAGCTTTAGGATGTAGAGCACGGCATTAAACAAAAAGTAGAACAACCATGACTGGAGTGATGCCCACGATATGACGAGGGACATCACCGAAAGAATGATCATGACAACGGACATATTTTTGGCCTTGAGAAAATGCAGCGACTTGCTTTCCAGTTTTATGAAACCGAGAAAGAAGAGCACATACCCGACCACATCCGGCAGTATGTCAAAACCATTAATGCGGACATCAATCAGAAACAGAAATCCCCAAAATAAGTGTAAAAAACCCACTCTCTCCACCTCCCGCAGCTTCCTTTATATTATATATTGGTAGGGCAAGCCTAATTATAACTTAAAAGGAAAGCCTTTACATCCAATATATACCATTATTATTCAGCTCCGGTGAGCCCCCTCACTCCTCACTTATGCGGCTGTTCCAAAACGCAGATTTTCGGCGTACCGGCTCCTTCGCAGAGTGATCCTTCCGGTTGACTTTCCTAAGGGTGCGCGCCTCCTTCTTAATCTGGAACTGTAGCTCGCGTTGAGTCTTATGGTAATTCTGCAACCTTTTCTCATCCAGCTCCCCGTCATGAACAGCTGCAAGAACGGCGCATCCCGCTTCATTCTCATGCTGGCAGTCCGTGAATCGGCATCCTTCCCCGATCGTTTCGATATCGGCAAACACCTGCTCCCATCCTCCGCCGTCATCATCATAGAGCTGCAGCTCCCGCATTCCCGGCGTATCCACCATCAGTCCTCCCTGTGGCAGCAAAAACAGCTCCCTATGGGTGGTCGTATGCCGTCCCCGGCTATCCTCCTCACGGATGCCCTGCGTCTTTTGCTCGATGGATTCCGCCAACCAGTTAACGATCGTCGATTTACCGCAGCCGGATGAGCCCGTAAGTGCTACCGTCACACCCTCCTTCAGATAACTGGTAACCGCATCTTTCCCCATATTCTCAAGCGCACTAACTACATGTACCGGCACCCCGGGTGCAATCAATTCCATTTCCGCAGCCTTCATCTCCGCATCATCACACAGATCGGCTTTACTCAGAAGAATGACCGGATTCACGCCGCTATTCCAGGCCATGATCAGATAACGCTCCATCCTCCGCGGATTGTAATCATCATTCAGTGAAGTCACTAGGAATAGTACATCGACATTTGCAGCAATCAATTGTTCCTGTGCCGATTTGGCACCAGCCTTCTGTCTGGAAATGCTGGTCTTTCTGTCGATAATACTGTGAATAATGGCTCGGCCCTCACCTTCAAGCATATGCAGCTGAACCCAGTCGCCAACAGCAGGATTTATGCCTTTACTTTGAAGAGTATGCTGCATTTTGCCGGACATTTCGCCCCACACTTCTCCTTCATCCGTGAACACCCTGTACTTTTGACCGTGATCCGCGATGATCCGTCCCGGCTTGTGCAGACTGCGTTCCTCTTTGCTCCAGTTGTTCTCCCAATACATATTCCAACCGTACTGCTTCAATTGATTCAAATAAAATCCCCCTAAAAAATGTTGTTTGTTTTTTTATGAAAAAACCCCGAAGCTTATCGCTCCGGGGTTATTGCATACATTCGCAATAAAAAAAGCCGCGGAGACATAAGGTCTCCGCGGCATATAAAAATGGTATCCCTCATGTTGTATTAGAACATGGGAACCTTCTTAAGCCGATGAAAGGAGACCGATATACATGCATAACGAACGCCAGATACAAATAATGTGTTATTTTTCATGTTTTATCGTCTCCTTTCCTGTCATATGCTGACATCATAACCAGTTTAGCCAATCATTGTCAAGCCCTTTTATTTGACGTTCTCCCAATGTGTCCACAGCTCTCGCGGATTAAGCTCATAGATTTCGTCTTCCCGGTACATAAATTGATGCATAATAAACTCTCTTCGGATTGTGGCAAAATCATCATGGTATTGCTTGATAAACTCGTTAATTTCTTTCTCTGGATACTTGCGTCCTGGCTCCAGTTGTTCGATCATATGCTCGAATGCGATCAACTTTTTCTTATACTGGGCAGGAATTTGGCGCAGACGGCCGTCCTTCGCAAAGAAATTGCGAATCACCGCTGCTTTTACATTTTCATTCACGGGTTCTGACATTTCCTTACCTCCTTCCTTGAAAATCAAATGAAGTGATGCCTCTGCATGCTGCTGGATAAAATAGCGGTTTTGGGCAAAATAAACCGTGTTCTTTTCACGTCGCTCTGTAATAAGTGCCGCCTCTCTAAGCTTGGCTGCATGGTGAGTGACCGTCGGCTGTGAAATGTTCAATTTTTCTGCCAGTGTCTGACCGTTCATCTCCCCTTCCGACAGCAGCAGCAAAATACGAAGCCGGGTCGGATCAGCCAATGCTTTGTGGTAGTTCACGATTTTCTCAAGCTGCATCTCTTCACTCCCCGGGGATTAAATAGTTATCCACCATCTAATTTCATGTTTATCTAATTTAATGTTTGTCTAATTATATATTCATCAAATGTCATGTGTCAATTCACATTTTTGTCAACCTTAAATCCCGGGTAAGCTGCTGGTTTTTGTCAGTAAATTACGATACGATGGTAAGTGAATTGTTTATAGTCAGAGGAGGAACAAACCATGCAAGACGTTATTATTATTGGAGCCGGCCCCTGCGGATTATCGGCCGCAATTGAATGCGAACGCAGAGGGCTGTCCACACGGATTATTGAAAAGCATTGCCTAGTGCATTCCATATTTCTATATCCGACTCATATGCAGTTTTTCAGTACGGCTGAGATGCTCGAAATTGGGGATATCCCTTTTCCTACTTCAAATGAAAAGCCATTCCGCTATGAGGCGCTAGCCTATTACAGGAAGGTGGCAGAACATTACGATCTTGCCATTTCACAGTATGAAGAAGCCCTGTCTCTTGAGCGTAAAGGAGATCAATCCTTTGTAGTCGAAACTGTTGACCGCACGGGAACCCATCATCAATATGAAGCCCGCAACGTGGTCATCTCGACAGGTTATTTTGATCATCCCAACTATATTGGCATACCGGGAGAAGATTTGGACAAAGTTACGCACTACTTCCGTGAGGCACATCCATATAGCGGTATGAAAGTTGCCATTATCGGAGGAAGCAACTCAGCCGTTGATGCAGCCATGGAACTGATTCGCGTCGGCGCCAAAATCGATATGGTCTATCGCGGCGAAACGGTGTCCGAGAATATCAAGCCATGGGTACGACCAGTGTTCGAAGCCATGGTACAGAAGGGCAAAATAACCGTCCATGTTCAGTCTCATGTTACGGAGATCTCACAGGACTCCGTTACTATTGAAAGCAAAGACGGTGAAATCAGCAAGGTGGATAATGATTTCGTCCTTGCCCTCACCGGCTTCCGTCCTGACCGCAAGCTGTTGTCTTCCTGTGGTGTTGAACTTGACGGCGACATGGAAAAGCCGCTCTATAATACATCAACGATGGAAAGCAATGTGCCCGGACTCTATGTCGCAGGTGTTATCGCATCGGGGCGCAACGCCAATGAAGTATTTATCGAGACAGGACGCGAGCACGGTGTCCGGATTGCCGAACATATCACCGCTACGAAGTAACACTTCCTGCATATGGATATTTTCTGACTGCAATAAGAATACTGCTGTATAGAGGGTATTTTTTGTCATTACTGAATGCGGGAGGCGAAGCGGGTTGGATATGACGTCATTGATATTGCTGATTCTGGCAGCACTGGGCATCATCAGCAGCAATACACCAATTACGATCGCTATGATTGTTCTGCTTCTGCTGCGGGTTCTTCATCTCCAGCAGCTATTTCCTTGGCTCGAAAAAAACGGACTGACTCTTGGCATTGTAATCTTGACCATTGGGGTGATGACGCCTCTGGCCAGTGGAAAGATGAGCCTGCAGACCATTGGCGAATCGTTCTTGAATTGGAAATCACTGCTCGCTATTGTGATCGGAATGCTGGTCGCCTATCTTGGTGGTCGCGGAGCTTCACTCATGGCCGCAAACCCTACGATTGTAGCCGGTTTGCTGATCGGAACCGTTCTTGGTGTAGCTTTTTTCAAAGGTGTTCCAGTCGGTCCACTGATAGCGGCAGGAATTCTCTCCCTTATCATCGGCAGAGTATAATCAAATGCTCGTACTTGTTTTTTAACACGAAAGATCATCTAAACAAGCCAATTCCGATTGTCCATTCAAACAAAAAGAGGTTAGCAGGGAACATTCCGCTAACCTCTTATTTTGAATTGTATAAGTTCTCAAACCATGGCAAATGCTGTTACACTTCGAGATGCTGCACATTAAACAGTCTTGCGTAGCTGCCCTCCATCGCCATCAGCTCCGCATGGGTACCCTGTTCGGTAATCGTACCATGCTCCATCACAATAATCTGGTCTGCATGGGTAATCGTCGACAATCGGTGCGCAACAATCAATGTCGTACGATTGACGGACAGAGATTGCAATGCTTGCTGGATCAAATGCTCGGACTCCAGATCAAGCGCCGATGTGGCTTCGTCAAGAACGAGAATATCCGGATTTTTCAAAAACACGCGTGCGATCGCAATCCGCTGTTTTTGTCCTCCCGAGAGCTTGACGCCTCTTTCCCCAACCTCTGTATCATAACCTTGGGGCAGATTCATGATGAATTCATGGGCATTGGCTGCAGCCGCGGCCGCCTCTACCTTGGATGAATCCGCATCTGGATTTCCGATTAAGATATTATCCTTTACGGAGCCGCTGAAGAGAAAGTTATCCTGCAGCACCATCCCGACCGAACCGCGGACACTCTCCATCGTTAATTTCCGCACATCCTCGCCGTTAATGCGTACACTTCCCTGCTGGATATCATAAAACCGCGGAATCAGTGAGATCAGACTGGATTTGCCTCCACCGCTCATGCCAACAAAAGCTACCGTCTGTCCATGCTTAATCTCAAGATTTACATCCTTAAGCACCCAATCCCCATCGTTGTTATATTTGAACCATACTCCGTCAAAAGTGATATTGCGTGCAGGCGTATCCAGCTTTTTGGCATCCGCAGCATCCACAAAATCGTAAGGCTCGTTCATTAGCTCCATGACACGTTCCAGTGAAGCAGACGCCTGGGTTAATACGGTTGAGGAGTTGATCAGCCGTTTAAGCGGAGCATACAGCCTGTCCAAATAACCGAAAAATGCGATAAAGGTACCTAGTGTCAGACTATGATTGATAACGCGATAGCCACCATACCCGATTACAAGCAGTGGTGCAATATCTGTGAGTGTATTAATAATCGAGAAGGTCAGCGCATTCCAGCGGGTTGCAGCAAGCGCCTTGTTCAGAAAGTTC
Encoded here:
- the rsgA gene encoding ribosome small subunit-dependent GTPase A, yielding MNQLKQYGWNMYWENNWSKEERSLHKPGRIIADHGQKYRVFTDEGEVWGEMSGKMQHTLQSKGINPAVGDWVQLHMLEGEGRAIIHSIIDRKTSISRQKAGAKSAQEQLIAANVDVLFLVTSLNDDYNPRRMERYLIMAWNSGVNPVILLSKADLCDDAEMKAAEMELIAPGVPVHVVSALENMGKDAVTSYLKEGVTVALTGSSGCGKSTIVNWLAESIEQKTQGIREEDSRGRHTTTHRELFLLPQGGLMVDTPGMRELQLYDDDGGGWEQVFADIETIGEGCRFTDCQHENEAGCAVLAAVHDGELDEKRLQNYHKTQRELQFQIKKEARTLRKVNRKDHSAKEPVRRKSAFWNSRISEE
- a CDS encoding metalloregulator ArsR/SmtB family transcription factor codes for the protein MQLEKIVNYHKALADPTRLRILLLLSEGEMNGQTLAEKLNISQPTVTHHAAKLREAALITERREKNTVYFAQNRYFIQQHAEASLHLIFKEGGKEMSEPVNENVKAAVIRNFFAKDGRLRQIPAQYKKKLIAFEHMIEQLEPGRKYPEKEINEFIKQYHDDFATIRREFIMHQFMYREDEIYELNPRELWTHWENVK
- a CDS encoding YpdA family putative bacillithiol disulfide reductase, which codes for MQDVIIIGAGPCGLSAAIECERRGLSTRIIEKHCLVHSIFLYPTHMQFFSTAEMLEIGDIPFPTSNEKPFRYEALAYYRKVAEHYDLAISQYEEALSLERKGDQSFVVETVDRTGTHHQYEARNVVISTGYFDHPNYIGIPGEDLDKVTHYFREAHPYSGMKVAIIGGSNSAVDAAMELIRVGAKIDMVYRGETVSENIKPWVRPVFEAMVQKGKITVHVQSHVTEISQDSVTIESKDGEISKVDNDFVLALTGFRPDRKLLSSCGVELDGDMEKPLYNTSTMESNVPGLYVAGVIASGRNANEVFIETGREHGVRIAEHITATK
- a CDS encoding DUF441 domain-containing protein gives rise to the protein MDMTSLILLILAALGIISSNTPITIAMIVLLLLRVLHLQQLFPWLEKNGLTLGIVILTIGVMTPLASGKMSLQTIGESFLNWKSLLAIVIGMLVAYLGGRGASLMAANPTIVAGLLIGTVLGVAFFKGVPVGPLIAAGILSLIIGRV
- a CDS encoding ABC transporter ATP-binding protein, producing the protein MSHWKAYYQFVKPYTKWIVLTLIIGMVKFGIPLTLPMILKYVVDDLLMNPKMTVQEQASQLFLILGGALFLFVIIRGPVEYLRQYFAQLITSRILFDMRNKLYAHLQRLSLRYYQNTKVGEAISRFVNDVEQTKNIVEVGMMNIWLDMFTLLFVLGVMFYLNPVLTLVSIAILPFYAIAVKMLYKRLKKLTKDRSQALAGIQAYLHERIQGISVIRSFTLERHDHQQFKNINQNFLNKALAATRWNALTFSIINTLTDIAPLLVIGYGGYRVINHSLTLGTFIAFFGYLDRLYAPLKRLINSSTVLTQASASLERVMELMNEPYDFVDAADAKKLDTPARNITFDGVWFKYNNDGDWVLKDVNLEIKHGQTVAFVGMSGGGKSSLISLIPRFYDIQQGSVRINGEDVRKLTMESVRGSVGMVLQDNFLFSGSVKDNILIGNPDADSSKVEAAAAAANAHEFIMNLPQGYDTEVGERGVKLSGGQKQRIAIARVFLKNPDILVLDEATSALDLESEHLIQQALQSLSVNRTTLIVAHRLSTITHADQIIVMEHGTITEQGTHAELMAMEGSYARLFNVQHLEV